From the Metamycoplasma hominis ATCC 23114 genome, one window contains:
- a CDS encoding MAGa3780 family membrane protein, with product MPSIKKNTNLKDYQLNNNKKLLKARHRLTFWFGVVILCLFVITFVCSWISDGHELKVAFSKLSQETRDKLILANALPSVSGAMLQVRFTFTYISNILIGFALIFYGLLPNYLWTKRGFFLATVYINITFFTFWGLIIPFVFINPNIWYEIPWNWKVLTVPVHLINPVIGTTFFIINRRELVVSHKTMLLSSIFMLGYYLFAVLIFWIGVQVTNLFLIEQFNKKTTGLDIFTKTKVAIYPFLNLKYPLGYHGNNLVYKILLNLFIPIFGIIVCISVAYFLKFICKIQTYSKKDFENPVFLRENKLLIKSIKSQIFK from the coding sequence ATGCCTTCAATTAAAAAAAATACTAATTTAAAAGATTATCAATTAAATAATAATAAAAAATTGCTAAAAGCAAGACACCGTCTAACTTTTTGATTTGGTGTAGTGATTTTATGTTTATTTGTTATAACTTTTGTATGTTCATGAATTAGCGATGGACATGAATTAAAAGTTGCTTTTTCTAAATTGAGTCAAGAAACTCGAGATAAATTAATCTTAGCTAATGCCTTGCCTTCTGTTTCGGGTGCAATGTTACAAGTTAGATTTACATTTACCTATATTAGTAACATTTTAATAGGTTTTGCATTAATATTTTATGGTTTACTTCCTAATTATCTATGGACAAAAAGAGGATTTTTTTTGGCAACTGTTTATATAAATATAACATTCTTTACTTTTTGAGGTTTAATAATACCTTTTGTATTCATTAATCCAAATATATGATATGAAATTCCTTGAAATTGAAAAGTTTTAACTGTTCCAGTTCATTTAATAAATCCCGTTATAGGAACAACATTTTTTATAATAAATAGACGAGAATTGGTAGTCTCTCATAAGACAATGCTTTTAAGTTCAATTTTTATGTTGGGATATTATTTATTTGCTGTCTTAATTTTTTGAATTGGTGTGCAAGTAACTAATTTATTTTTAATTGAACAATTTAATAAAAAAACAACTGGACTTGATATTTTTACAAAAACTAAGGTGGCAATCTATCCCTTTTTAAATTTAAAATATCCTCTTGGCTATCACGGCAATAATTTAGTTTATAAAATTTTATTAAATTTATTTATTCCAATATTTGGAATTATTGTATGTATATCTGTTGCTTATTTTTTAAAATTTATTTGTAAGATTCAAACGTATTCAAAAAAAGATTTTGAAAATCCTGTGTTTTTAAGAGAAAATAAGCTCTTAATAAAATCAATAAAATCACAAATTTTTAAGTAA
- a CDS encoding DUF1846 domain-containing protein, with the protein MTAFNLKKYFELQTIEIKNRIKQFNNKLYLEFGGKIFDDLHASRVLPGFLSDSKLQLLLKLKNEAEIVVVISANDIENNKLRGDLGIKYEDDVLRLIDNFKSYDLIVNNVVITQYQPTFRVNKLQNILGEHNINVVKHYKIDDYPNNLDLIVSKNGYGKNETIKTQKPLIVITAPGPGSGKLAVALSELYHDAINNIDSGYAKFETFPVWNLAVDHPLNLAYEAATTDLNDQNKIDPYYLKSRNKIATNYNRDIQAFPILSQIMNKIQKRNIYDSPTSMGVNMVGFCFNNEEEIKQAANKEIIRRYYQSAVAFKKGMISKSVLIRNANLISKNNINFSIRPCIEIANKLANQLNMNITTFTLNGNINIIGKTSALLGSSSAALLNALKYLANIPKEIHLLSKEAIELVQNLKVNVFKSKNPRLHMNETLIILAMSAKSNQYAKLAYDQLKNLAGIEAHCSAILSMQDIETYNHLNINITQEPKYDNDTLYHK; encoded by the coding sequence ATGACGGCTTTTAATTTAAAAAAATATTTTGAGTTACAAACAATTGAAATTAAAAATAGAATTAAGCAATTTAACAATAAACTATATTTAGAATTTGGTGGCAAAATTTTTGACGATTTACATGCCTCAAGGGTTTTGCCTGGCTTTTTAAGTGATAGCAAATTACAATTATTGTTAAAATTAAAAAACGAAGCAGAAATTGTAGTTGTAATTTCTGCTAATGACATTGAAAACAATAAATTACGTGGTGATCTAGGAATCAAATATGAAGACGATGTATTGAGACTAATTGATAACTTTAAAAGTTACGATTTAATTGTAAATAATGTAGTTATTACCCAATATCAACCCACCTTTAGAGTTAATAAATTGCAAAATATTCTTGGCGAACATAATATCAATGTCGTTAAACACTATAAGATTGACGATTATCCTAATAATTTAGATTTAATAGTTTCAAAAAATGGATATGGTAAAAATGAAACTATAAAAACTCAAAAACCATTAATAGTAATTACTGCCCCTGGACCAGGTTCTGGAAAATTAGCAGTTGCATTAAGCGAACTTTATCATGATGCAATAAATAATATAGATTCTGGTTATGCAAAATTCGAGACATTTCCCGTTTGAAATTTAGCGGTTGATCATCCATTGAATTTAGCTTATGAAGCTGCAACAACAGATTTAAATGATCAAAACAAAATCGATCCTTATTATTTAAAAAGTCGCAATAAAATAGCAACAAATTATAATCGTGATATTCAAGCATTTCCAATTTTAAGTCAAATAATGAACAAAATTCAAAAGCGTAATATTTATGATTCACCAACATCAATGGGAGTTAATATGGTTGGATTTTGTTTTAATAATGAAGAGGAAATTAAACAAGCAGCAAATAAAGAAATAATCCGTCGCTACTATCAAAGTGCTGTTGCTTTTAAAAAAGGTATGATTTCTAAATCAGTATTAATAAGAAATGCAAACTTAATATCTAAAAATAATATTAATTTTTCAATTAGACCTTGCATTGAAATTGCTAACAAATTAGCAAATCAATTGAATATGAATATCACAACCTTTACCTTAAATGGCAATATAAATATTATAGGTAAAACATCAGCGCTTCTTGGCTCATCATCAGCTGCGCTATTAAATGCCTTAAAATATTTAGCAAATATTCCTAAAGAAATCCATTTGCTATCAAAAGAAGCAATTGAATTAGTTCAAAATCTTAAAGTAAATGTTTTTAAAAGCAAAAATCCCCGCTTACACATGAATGAAACTTTAATAATTTTAGCAATGTCTGCTAAGAGCAACCAATATGCAAAATTAGCCTATGATCAATTAAAAAATTTGGCAGGTATCGAAGCACATTGCAGCGCAATACTTTCTATGCAAGATATTGAAACATACAATCATTTAAATATTAACATTACCCAAGAACCAAAATACGATAATGACACCCTATATCATAAATAG
- a CDS encoding deoxycytidylate deaminase, with protein sequence MNNKTRKLIFNNHKDNLKWDIYFMSLAKLSALRSKDPLTKVGACIVSPDNYVISLGYNGMPTSYLNKEVNNDDLFTWNRPTTQNDVLNSKYTYVVHAEANAIINANITNSKIIPGSILYVTHSPCYHCAKLIVQSKISKVVYAVAYKPDSDDFKASNKIFAAFNIECKAIENDFDLDFHIK encoded by the coding sequence ATGAATAATAAAACAAGAAAATTAATTTTTAACAACCATAAAGATAATTTAAAATGGGATATTTATTTTATGTCACTTGCCAAATTAAGTGCATTACGTTCGAAAGATCCTTTAACTAAGGTGGGAGCTTGTATTGTAAGTCCAGATAATTATGTAATATCGCTAGGATATAATGGCATGCCAACAAGTTATTTAAATAAAGAAGTTAACAATGATGATTTATTCACTTGGAATAGACCTACGACCCAAAACGATGTCTTAAATTCCAAATATACTTACGTTGTCCATGCCGAAGCAAATGCAATAATAAATGCAAATATTACAAATTCAAAGATTATACCAGGATCTATATTATACGTAACACATTCACCATGCTACCACTGTGCTAAGCTAATTGTCCAATCTAAGATTTCTAAAGTTGTTTATGCAGTTGCATATAAGCCTGATTCAGATGATTTTAAAGCTTCAAATAAAATTTTTGCTGCATTTAATATCGAATGTAAAGCAATAGAAAACGATTTTGATTTAGATTTTCATATAAAATAA